One window from the genome of Larus michahellis chromosome 23, bLarMic1.1, whole genome shotgun sequence encodes:
- the PGPEP1 gene encoding pyroglutamyl-peptidase 1 — MEKPRRAVVVTGFGPFGEHAVNASWIAVQELEKLGLRDDVDLHVYEVPVEYQTVQRLIPALWKKHSPQLVVHVGVSGMATTVTLEKCGHNVGYKGLDNCRFCPGSQCCIEGGPECIDSIIDMDTVCKRVSALGLDVTVTISKDAGRYLCDFTYYTSLYQSRGRSAFVHVPPLGKPYTAEQLGRALQAIIEEMLDVLEHSEDKITCQHEH, encoded by the exons ATGGAGAAGCCGCGGCGGGCGGTGGTGGTGACGG ggtTTGGTCCGTTCGGAGAGCACGCTGTTAACGCCAGTTGGATTGCAGTTCAG GAGTTGGAGAAACTCGGACTGCGAGATGATGTGGATCTGCACGTCTATGAAGTCCCAGTTGAATACCAGACAGTGCAAAGACTCATTCCTGCATTATGGAAAAAGCACAGTCCTCAA TTGGTGGTTCACGTAGGTGTTTCGGGTATGGCTACGACTGTAACTCTGGAAAAGTGTGGCCATAACGTAGGTTATAAAGGCTTAGACAACTGCCGTTTCTGCCCGGGCTCTCAGTGTTGCATAGAAGGTGGCCCAGAATGCATCGATTCCATTATTGACATGGACACGGTTTGCAAGAGAGTCTCGGCACTGGGGCTGGATGTCACGGTCACTATATCTAAGGATGCCGGCAG ATACCTCTGTGACTTCACTTACTACACTTCCTTATACCAGAGCCGCGGGAGGTCGGCTTTTGTTCACGTGCCTCCGCTGGGAAAACCGTATACCGCAGAACAGCTGGGTCGGGCACTACAGGCTATAATAGAAGAAATGCTTGATGTTTTGGAGCATTCTGAAGACAAAATCACTTGTCAGCATGAACACTGA